The following coding sequences are from one Kwoniella bestiolae CBS 10118 chromosome 2, complete sequence window:
- a CDS encoding serine/threonine-protein phosphatase PP-X isozyme 1 gives MSLSSDLDKQIAQLKRCEIIPESAVKELCQKAKEILMEEGNVQYVDSPVTICGDIHGQFFDMMELFKIGGFCPETNYIFMGDFVDRGFHSVETFLLLLVLKVRYPDRITLIRGNHESRQITQVYGFYDECQRKYGSSNVWRYCCDVFDYLSLGCVVDGRVFCVHGGLSPQVTRLDHIRVIDRRQEVPHEGPMCDLLWSDPDDINGWGMSPRGAGFLFGDDVVRQFNHENDIELIARAHQLVMEGYKLMFDRKIVTVWSAPNYCYRCGNTASVLELDENLRQEYKVFDAAPQDARSIPQKRPMMHEYFL, from the exons ATGTCATTATCATCCGACCTGGATAA ACAAATAGCCCAACTGAAACGATGCGAGATAATACCTGAGTCGGCAGTCAAGGAGTTATGTCAGAAGGCCAAAGAGATATtgatggaggaagggaatgtgCAGTATGTTGATAGTCCTGTGACG ATATGCGGTGATATACATGGACAGTTCTTCGACATGATGGAGCTATTCAAGATAGGTGGATTCTGTCCAGAGACAAACTACATATTCATGG GCGACTTCGTCGACCGAGGATTCCACTCCGTCGaaaccttcctcctcctcctagtCCTCAAAGTCCGTTATCCCGACCGTATAACACTCATTCGTGGTAATCATGAGTCCCGCCAGATCACCCAGGTGTATGGGTTCTACGATGAATGCCAGAGGAAATATGGTAGCTCGAATGTGTGGAGATACTGCTGCGACGTGTTTGATTATCTCAGTTTGGGGTGCgtggtggatgggagggtgtTTTGTGTACATGGGGGGTTGAGTCCTCAGGTGACTAGGTTGgatcat ATAAGAGTGATAGATCGTCGTCAGGAGGTACCGCATGAGGGACCTATGTGCGATTTGTTATGGTCAGATCCGGATG ATATAAACGGATGGGGCATGTCACCTAGAGGAGCGGGTTTCCTATTCGGAGATGATGTGGTGCGG CAATTCAATCATGAAAATGATATAGAATTAATAGCTAGAGCACATCAGCTGGTGATGGAGGGGtataag TTGATGTTCGATAGGAAGATAGTGACGGTATGGTCGGCGCCGAATTACTGTTATCG ATGCGGGAACACGGCGAGTGTGTTGGAACTAGACGAAAACCTGCGCCAGGAGTACAAAGTGTTCGACGCTGCTCCTCAGGATGCTAGGAGTATACCGCAGAAGAGACCGATGATGCATGAGTATTTCCTGTAG